From the genome of Metallibacterium scheffleri:
GAGGAAACTCACGGCTGCGCTCCCGGCTTGATGCTACCAGCGTGGCTTGCGGCTGCCGCGGGCGGGGCAGATATCGCCGCATGCGCAGGCGACCTGGCCATGCCCGCACCGGCCGGAGCCCCCGGCACGACCGGGATTGGCAGCGATGCCAAGCTGCTCGTGGCTGCGGCGGCACCAGCGTTTTTCGGCATGCCAAGCTTGACCGTGAGTCCGAAATCGTAAGGCATGCGCGAATCGCCAGCCTTCTTCTCGGTCTTCTGCAAGTCGGCCGCGCCCAACCATGGCGAAGCCTCGAGGTTGCGCATGTAATCGGCCACTGCCGCGTTGGACTGCGCGACGCCTTCGAGCGTCAGCTGTTCGCCTTTTTGCGCCATTGAGGTCAGCCGCACCGACGGCGGCGTACGCTTCACCAGTTCGTCGAACAGATGCACCATCTGCGAGCGGTTGGCCTGCAGATCCTCGATGATTTTCTTGCGTGCCAGCAGGCGATCACGCACCTTGTCCAGATTCTTGATCTGCTCGTTCTCGGCCTTGAGCTGCGTGATCTGACCTTGCAGGTAGGCGTTGCGATCGGTCTGGTTGTCGATGCGCATGCCCATCCACATCGACCAGCCAATCACCAGCACCAGGGCAACCGCTGCCGCCGCGCCAAGCTGCATGAAAAATTCGCGCTCGCGCTGCTTGCGCCGCTCCGCGCGCCAGGGAAGTAGGTTGATGCGCGCCATCAGTCGAAACTCCTCAGCGCGAGTCCGCAGGCGATCATCAGCGCGGGGGCATCCTGCGCCAATGCTTGCGGCGAGACCTTGGGCGCCAGCGCCATGCTGGCCAACGGGTTGGCCACGCAACAGGGCACGCCAAGCTGCTCCTCGATCATTTCGCTGAGCCCGGCGATCGCTGCGCTACCGCCAGCCAGCACCACTTGGTCGACCTTGCTGTGCTCGCTGCTGGCGTAGAAAAACTGCAGCAAGCGGCTGACTTGTTGGATCACCGCTTCCTTGAAAGGCTCCAGCACTTCAATCTCGTAGGACTCGGGCAGACCACCCTGACGTTTGGCCAGGCCGGCTTCCTCGTATGACAAACCATAACGTCGCATGATTTCGTCAGTGAGCTGCTTGCCACCGAACACCTGCTCGCGCGAATAGATCGAACGCTGACGGCGCAGCACGATGAGCGTGGTCATGGTGGCGCCAATGTCCACCAGCGCGATCACGCTGTCGCGACTGACCGAAAGCTGGTCGGCGATCAGACCGAAGGCGTTCTCCATGGCGAAAGCCTCGACATCGATCACCTTGGCGCTAAGCCCGCCCATGTCCAGCGCGGCCACGCGCATGTCAACGTTTTCGGTGCGCGATGCGGCCAGCAGCACCTGCACCATCTCGGGGTTGTCCTTGACTGCGCCAAGCACCTCGAAATCGAGGCTGACTTCCTCGATCGGATAAGGAATGTACTGATTGGCTTCAGCCTGAACCTGGCTTTCCAAATCGTCCTCGCCCAGCTCGGCAGGCATGGTGATGGTACGTGTGATCACCGCCGAACCAGCGACTGCAGCGGATGCGTGCCTGATCTTGCTGCCCGAACGCGCCACCGCACGACGGATGGCTTCACCCACCGCCTCGACTTCAACGATGTTCTTTTCCACCACCGCGTTGGGCGGCAACGGTTCGACGGCGTAATGCTCGACGCGATAACGGGTGCCAGCCTGGCTCAGCTGGAGCACCTTGACGGCGGTCGAACTGACATCCACGCCAATCAGAGGCGCCGACTTCGGAGTAAACAGGCCCACCGGAATTCCCCTTCCCACGCGCCCTTACGAGCGAAATGTGCGCTAATACCTTAGATCAAGTCTTAACTCTTTGGCAACGCCCCCTGAACTGCATAGCTGAGAGCCACTTCACAATTCTTTGCAGAGTCAGCTCCGCGCGCCCCAAATCCAATGCGTCCGCGCCTACGCATTGGCGAGCAACATACACGACCGCGCACGCAGCGTCTCGTTGCAGTGCCAAAGCCTTCAGCAAAGCCCTCTATACTGCGCGGCTTCACAGAGCCCGCCCTTCGGCGGTCGCCGATCCCGTCCGATGCGCCTGCTGCTGCGACTGTTGAAATGGTTCGTGATCCTGGGTTTTGCCGGTGCTCTGGCCGGCGTCGCCGCACTGGGTATCGCCTACTGGATATTGGCGCCACGCCTGCCATCCGTCTCATCGCTCAAGGATGTGCAGATGCAGGTGCCGCTGACGGTGCTTTCCGCGGACGGAAAACTGATCGCCAGCTTCGGCGAGACGCGACGCATCCCGGTCACCTTCGCGCAAATTCCGGTGCAGTTGCGTGATGCCTTCCTCGCTGCCGAGGACGCGGATTTCTATCACCACCCCGGCGTCGACTTCGTCGGCACCGCGCGCGCGGCGTTCGAGGTGCTGATCCACGGCGGACACAAGGTGCAGGGCGGCAGCACGATCACTCAACAGGTCGCACGCAATTTCTTCCTCAGCCCGGAGAAAAGTTACACGCGCAAGATCATGGAGTGGTTTCTGGCATTCCGCATCGAGAATGAGCTGAGCAAGAACGACATCCTGCAGCTGTATCTCAACAAGATCTTTCTCGGCCATCGCGCGTATGGCGTGGCGGCAGCGGCGCAGTACTACTACGGCAAAACCCTCGATCAGCTGACATTGCCCGAGTGCGCCATGCTGGGCGGCTTGCCGCAGGCGCCTTCGGCGGCCAATCCGGTGACCGATCTCAAACGCGCGATGGTGCGCCGCAATTACGTGCTCAGGCGCATGTACGACGTGGGTTTCATCAAGCGCGATCAGTACGAAAAGGCGCTGGCCACGCCGGACGACGCCTTCCCTCACGAGCCGCCGATCCAGGTCGAAGCACCCTACGTGGCCGAAATGGCGCGCCTGCTGGCCGTGCAGAAGCTGGGCAACAAGGCATTGACCGATGGTTACGTGGTCTACACCACGATCAATGGGAAGCTGCAAGATGCCGCCAACGCCGCGGTCCGCAGCGAAATGCTGTCCTACAGCCGCCGCCATGGCTGGTTTGGACCGGAAGCCCATGTCACCCTGCCGCCCACGCCAGACCCGACGCTGTGGTCGAAGGATCTGGGGGCGCT
Proteins encoded in this window:
- a CDS encoding pilus assembly protein PilM — translated: MGLFTPKSAPLIGVDVSSTAVKVLQLSQAGTRYRVEHYAVEPLPPNAVVEKNIVEVEAVGEAIRRAVARSGSKIRHASAAVAGSAVITRTITMPAELGEDDLESQVQAEANQYIPYPIEEVSLDFEVLGAVKDNPEMVQVLLAASRTENVDMRVAALDMGGLSAKVIDVEAFAMENAFGLIADQLSVSRDSVIALVDIGATMTTLIVLRRQRSIYSREQVFGGKQLTDEIMRRYGLSYEEAGLAKRQGGLPESYEIEVLEPFKEAVIQQVSRLLQFFYASSEHSKVDQVVLAGGSAAIAGLSEMIEEQLGVPCCVANPLASMALAPKVSPQALAQDAPALMIACGLALRSFD
- a CDS encoding PilN domain-containing protein, which codes for MARINLLPWRAERRKQREREFFMQLGAAAAVALVLVIGWSMWMGMRIDNQTDRNAYLQGQITQLKAENEQIKNLDKVRDRLLARKKIIEDLQANRSQMVHLFDELVKRTPPSVRLTSMAQKGEQLTLEGVAQSNAAVADYMRNLEASPWLGAADLQKTEKKAGDSRMPYDFGLTVKLGMPKNAGAAAATSSLASLPIPVVPGAPAGAGMARSPAHAAISAPPAAAASHAGSIKPGAQP